The DNA region CCTCAGTCTTTTGCTTGATAGCATCATTTATGGCATGAACTAGAACGTAATGTGTTTACACAAACACGACAATTGTACATCAGCATCTTTACAATATTAAAGGAGTCATATACAAGTCTACAGGCATTATACACAGGGTAGTGCCCACGGGGGCACCCCACCCACCAGTTCTCTGCAGTTTCTCCCCTTAGGAGGAGCCAGCACATGGGGAAGTGTGACAAGGCCGGGGGTGTCCATCTTTGGGCCTGTATGGGAGGCAGCAGGTTGGGCCCTCTCAGGGCCAGTCCTCACTGGAACCTGGGGTCAAGAGCACTAAATATACCTGTGTCCAGGTCTCACAGGCAGGCGAGCATAACGAGTTTAATGAAAACTCAAGTGTGCATATTAGTGTGGAAAAACTGGAGCTGGGGGTGGCTCCCTGAGCTGGGGACCCAGAGGATGCTGCTGACAGATGGGCTTCTTTGTAATGAGGCCCATTCCTGAGGTAAGGTGCAGCCCCATGGCTGGTCTGGATGGTGAGAGACTTCTCTAGGGACCCAGGTAAGTACATGCAGATGGGATGGGAAGCCCCTGGGCATGAGTAGGTCAGGTGACCTACCAAGTACAGCAGCAAAGGAGAGGGTCTAAGATAGGTCAAGAGCCACCCAACCCTCCTCCCAACAGCCTGCCCCTTGGGGGCTCTGCTTCTGTAGCACTGTCCTTGCCGCATCTGTCCCCAGAGCCCCAGCTGGGCCTGAGCACCCTGCAGCTCATCCACCATGCAGGCTTGCTGCACGTTCAACTGAGAACTGAGCACCAGATAAAGAAGGCTTGGTCCTTGTCGGCCTCTTTGACTTGTGCAGTGACAgttacttccatttttaaatactGTAGAAAAATAAGCCATCTCTGAAGCCAGGAGACCTGTGAGAGTCTGCCGTGAGTGGAGAAGGATGATCGGCTGCTCCGGAGTGGCTGGGGATGCCTCTGCTAACCCTGCCTCGGCAGGTCCCTGAGCCTCAGAGGACACTGTACCGGGCTGGGGAGCCCAGGGGCTCGGAGAGTGGGCACTGGAGTTCCAGCCACAGCATCTCTGGGTCACACCAACACTCCTTCAGTGGACACGCCTCCAGCATCCCACATTTCTGTTGCCATGACACCTGGGGCCCAGGTGCTCCCTGGGCGGAagccctccagccccaccctcagTCTCATGCCCACTGCTAAGCACACAAAGGCAGGACCCCCCAGAACTGTTTCCAGGTCTCTGGGGGTGACCCAGGGTTGAGAGGCCTCAGATGAGCACTGAGGCAGCGCCTAGTCCAGGGGCTCCTGCTTTATCCGGACGGCAGTCGGGGTGGGCTGCGGTCGCCGCTCCTCCCGGCAAAGCACATACTCGCTGAACTGGGAAGAGTCCACACCACCCCCGCAGGACGCAGCCACGCTGAAGCCCCTCTGGAACAGCCTCTCCAGGACCTATCAGGGAAGAAATAGGAGTCAGTAGTACCCAGCTACAAGAGTTCACCTGGCCTGGCGGGCAGTCAGGTATCTGCCAGAGCAAGCTACCTTCTCCTGCTAAGATCTGTCTTACTCCCTGACAAAGGTCCCAACTGTACTATCAGCTGGGTGCCACAACAGGAGGGACAGACACAGCTGGACCCAGGGAACCCCTGTGTGATCCCACCTGGGTGGGCTGCTCTACCCAGGCTCTCTGAGGTGTATAGCCTtgctttagagaagaaaaaagatccTTTTGGACCCTTCCCTTCTCTTGGGTGTAATCTGCCCCTTTCCTCACACGCACATGGCCCCAGGCACCCTCTCCTGCCCCAATAATGGAcagcccctgcccccagcctctgGGCAGCCACCTGCTTCCTGAAGCTGTGAGTCCCAGATGGTTTGAGGCCTGGGGGCTCATCAGCTCAAAGGAGCTCTGggtggaaagaaagagagggcagTCCTCTCTGTGTGTGAGTCTCTGCAGGCCTCCATGTTCACGTGGGTTTCTGCCTCTGTGAGGGTGGGTTTTCGTCACTGACATCTGTGTCCTGTAACTATCAAGTTCTGATGGCAACTTGCAGAATGTGTGCCTGGGAGGATCTTTTCCCACAGAGTCTATTCTGCCCTCACCCCAAAATGCAAGTCTGCCCTTGGAACCAGAAAACAGAACCCCCCCCACTCCATTGGGGTTTCTCAATCCTTACACCCATCTGGGAAAAGCCAGTCCAGAAATGCTCTGGGCAGCTGCTGGGTGCCAGTGTGGTCCCCAGGTCAGCAGGATGAGGAAGGGACTCCACCTCTGTCCCACCTCTCCTGGTGCTTGGGTTTAATCTGAATCCAAAGTCAGACTCTGGGTGTCAAATGACTGCACACTTGGTTGAAAATACTCTGGGCCATTTTTATAGAACATccttttgggggggaaaaaaaaaagtagagatcaattttttttaagtccatcCCCCAGGCGCCATCATTTAATTATGAGCGGGTTATAAATTATGCATCGACACATTGTTGCCTTTTCTGTAAGATGGCACAGAGGGCTTCGCCATTTCAGGGACCGCCCCTCCTCGGTCTCGCTCTGCCGCCCCAGGGCTTCAGGAGGCAGCGGGAGGTGGGATGGGGGGCCGCAGCCCTCACCTGCACGGAGTTGAGCCGGCAGTAGCCGTTGAGCGGGAAGCGGATGACATGAGTGGGGTCCTGGTTCCAGCCGGCGTTGACCGAGTTGCACATGACGTCCCCAGTCTCCGGGAAGACCTCTTCGATGAGCGCCTTCTCTCCGCTGAGCGCGATGCGCTCCCCCAGGTCGGGCGTGACGCGCACCACCAGGCAGTCGCAGGCCCGGCTGCGGCGACgttgctcctgctcctgctgccaGCGCTCCAGCTCACGCACCATGGGCTGCAGCTGGTAGTACCGGGCCTCTTCATACAGCAGGCTGAAGTCCTGTGGACATGCGCACAGGGGTCGGACCGGTGCACACAGGGTAGGGGGAGGCGGGCAGTCCTTTCCAAACCCAGGGGTCTTCCTCTTACAGCTCTGCAGGAACTGTGCCCCAATAGCTCAGTGTGGATTGGGATGGTCGTCCTTATTGTACAGAAGGGCAAATGAGGGTCGGATGCTCTGCACAGGCACAGGGACTCTAGCTGCAGACTAGTGGGCACCTGTGCCAGACACCACCCACCCCCCCAACTTCTGGCCTTAGCAGTGGGCAACTTCATCAAAAGACCTGGAGACTAGGCTCACACTCAGGAGTAGGAGCCTATGTCTTTGCCTGAGGACCTGCTGCCTTCTTAGAATCCCATCCAGAGAAGACATCAGGCTAGACACAGGGTACCCCTCCCTCACCCACTCTGGAGGAAACCACATTCCAGTGGGGAGGTCAAAAGGTCATTTCCAGGAAGACCTGTATGGGCTGGATTTTCAGCTTCATCGCCTGCAGCCCCAAGACCTATCAGTCTCAGTTATTGACcttctctgagcttcaatttcccCATCATTAAAAATGGGTATAAACACCCAGCTAAGAGAAGGCAAGTGagaattaaaggaggaaaagtctaACAAGTGCCTGGCTCTGACCCTGCCCAAGCAGTTTCCTTCCTCCCATGAGGTGGCTGGAAAGGCGAAGCCCAGCCCCCACCAGGCCACTTGCTCCCCAGCTGGGCGAACTCACACAAATTACTTCCCTGATATTGTCCCTGTGCACCCATATCAACCCCAGCCCCGAGTGGCCTGGGCCCATGATTCACACTACTCGTGGGGTTCAGGGTACAGGAGACCCGCAAGCTTGAGGACCCCTGGGGGAAAGGCAAGGAAGCCCATCCCATGGCCTTTGGAACTGCCCCAAGGGAATCCCAAGTCTTAACCCTTCCTTTGAGCCTGCCATGGGTTAGGGACCCTTCCGGCCTCTTCACAAAGACTCCTCAGGGCTCCATCCTGGGCCTCTGCTCTCTTGGAGTTTAATGTGACATCCGTAGGTCAAAGGACCTCACCTTTCCTCATAGCCCGAAATGTCTCCAGTTGACCCTCTACCAGCTCAGTCCTCAACCTGTTCAATGCTTGAGTTTGTACTCATCAACTCAGAACTTGAGCCACAAGCTGGGAGGCACCCGGCACAGTGTTGGAGGGGCTCAGCGCTAAGCCAACGCAGCCCCAGGTCTATTTGCAACCTTTTCCTACATGGAAGTCTTCCCCTTGCTCTACCTTATCCTACCTCTACCCTGGTCCCGGGCCTTCAGCAAATCTCTCTGGGGAAGTGGCCTCATCCATAAGTGGCCTCCTGTTCCCACCCCAGTCCCTCCCTGCACTTTACCAGTGTGATCTTTCAAGCTGGTGAACTGCTTGCCCTTTTCCTACTCACAACCCCTCCACTGTATGCAGGGGAAGTGCCAAATGCTAAGCCACTCACCAAGATCCTGCCATCAGACAGcccttcctgcctttcctttccCAGTTCACAAGGCCCCAAGCTTGACCCCTGTCTCCACTGCTGGAATGTATCAAGCCCTTTGCCTCTTCCAGCCCCTCACCAAGGCCCTCACATCTGGCTACCTGGTTCCTCCTTCACCACCCATGAAACCTACCTGGGTCAGGTTCCCCATTTGCTTGCACAATACTGTTCTCTGAGGCATTTTGCTCCATGAGATTCAAGTTCAATGTCTATCTTTCCACTAGACTGGAAGCTCATGGGTAGGGCTTGTGGATTCCTTATGTGTCACCATATTTTCAGTTCAAGTTCAGTCACTGGCATTCAGTAACTGAAATGGGTAAAGGACAAAAGAGACCCAAGGCTAATGGTTCTCTGGGtagataaaggaaggaaggattttTGCTAACATGAGCTGGGGTGGATCAGGTCTGAGTTTCCTTCCTCCCATGATTCCTGGTGCTTTGGAAGGGCTCAGGGAGGATACGGTGAACCTGGACAGGTTCATCCTGAGACTTGGTGGCAACAGTTATCTGTTTGGATCATCAGGGTTTTCCCTCTGGGAACTGCCAACAAGGTACAGATTTATGAACCTCTAACTCCTGTAACTCTGCACGTAGCAGCCCTTAAATGCAACAAACATTAAACTGGGGTAAGTGCCACAGCTTAATTGTTGTTACACCCCGATAAATAAGctaaaaatgtgagaaaacaaaatTAGTTTAGAAAAACTGATTTAGCCCTTGGCTTCATCGGTTAACTTTTTATGGTTGTCATGACAACCATGGGGTCCATTTATTAAGTCACAGCGTCCCCTGTGTAATGCCACAGCACAGGCCACACAAGGGGAACCACTGGCTGTGGACTTACCTTGAAGTCATCCGGGAGCAGCAGTTTTGATGTCCTCAGGAAGCTCAGGACATATCGGAAAATCTCCCCATCCCGGTCGATGAAATAATGTTGCTTCAAACTGTCCAGAACAATGGGTTCAGTGCCATTGAAGAGGCGGCTTATTCTGGAAGCAATAGATGAAGCGGGATGTGGGAAGGAAGGGGCTGAATCCCCCTACCCTGCCCCCACTCCTCAGGGCCCACCCTGTTGGGAGGGGTGAGGGACCATATGGTGCCATGCCAGGCCTGACAGCCACCTACACATACCTGGGGCATCCAGATCACCATCATACAGGACAATGGGGCAGCTACAGAAACATGCCACAAGTTTCCATAAGCCCTACCTATGAGCTTCCATAAGCCACAGCCCGAGAAGGAAACACCCATCTGTACACATTAGCCCGCTGACACATGGTACAGGCTTGGAAAACTACAGCAAGACACACCAATCAGGTGGTCACAGAGCTGGTACACAAATCCTTGCCAGACAGACCCACCCAGAGAATGCACACTGACCACCTGATACCCCAGCCAACAGCCACAAACCCGGTGAACACATGGAAGCCAGCCAACACAGTCACTAGGGATCCATACCCTCCTCACCCAACCCAGGTCAATGAGCATCAGACACAGCACACTCAGGCAACAGGCATGAGGTCACACAGCCACTCCCCTTGCAACACACAAATCTCAGGCTGACCCAACACACAGGCCAAGACATACACCAACCAACCCAAGTCACTCTGAAACACAAAATCACAAATGCCCCATAGCTTCTTGCTTAGGAAGCCACGGAGGAAACAGAAGCAGGTGGAAGGGACAGCCTGTGTGCATGTGTACCCTAGCCCCCCACATACCATAGCATGTAAGCATGTGTCCATGACACAGCATGGGCATTCATATATGCCAGAGCGTGTACACACCTGGCAGGGGTGAGAACCACCAGGTGCTGGCACCCTGTCCTTGTAAGAGTGGTGGCTCTAACAAACAGGACATGTAACAGGCTTTGGGGAACCCCTGATGACTGTCCCTGTCCATTCCAGGGAGGAAGAACCAGTCTCAGAGCTAGAGCTGGTGCCTCCCCAGTGCCCAGGGCAACAGGTTCTGCTTTGGCTGACTATCCAGCAGACCCCAGGCTAAGCTATGGAAACTCGGGAGCCCAAGGATGATTGGGGCAGCCAAGAACTtgactcagggggctggggatgtggctcaagcagtagtgcgctcgcctggcatgcgtgcggcctgggtttgatccttagcaccacatacaaacaaagctgttgtgtctgccgaaaactaaaaaataagtattaaaaaattctgtctctctctctctttaaaaaaaataaaataaaataaaagacaatgtaTTGTTCtttataaagttgttttaaaaaaaaaaaaaagaacttgactcaggaagaggagggaggctAGCAGCATCTCCCCGCAAGAGACCACGTAGTCAGGCCCCTCTAGATTCTGCCGCAGCATCAGCTTGTCTGCAAGTCTGGAGAAGGGTGGCTCAACCTGCGACTACCAGCCTCACTTGTAGAGCTGGGACCTGCGCCAGCCTACACTTCTCCAGGGATGCTCCTCTGTCCCCACAACAGCCCACTTCGCTGTCCACTCACAACCTCTCCCAAGGCCCTGCCTAACACTGCCAGGAATACTAGCTAGGCAAAAGCTGAGCAGCTTAGAGCCCCCAAGCACCTCTCAGGGGCTCCCATCCATACCACCGTATGCTGTAGTGGCCTGGTGTCAGCCAAGAGGTTCCATCCACTTACAGGATAGCTATGCAGTTTCCTGCTCTCATTGTAGGTATTATGGTCAGCCTCTGCCCCGGTGGGGAAGCATAAAGGAGCAAGACCACCTCGTGGATGGGTGTGAGTGGGTCAGAGGCCACAGAGAGGGCTATGGAGGGCTGAGCCTGTGGAACCAGAGCTTCAGCCACCCAGATATTACTCTTCTCAGGGCTGCAAAGGCTACCGAGCCCAAAACCTGTGACAGTGGTCCTGGGGGGACACAGCCCATGCTGGAAAATCTTGTGAGTTTCACGACTCATTGCAGCATTCAACGTGCCCAGTGGCCTGGAGCATGGACATTGAGTTGTCAGAGTTGAGGGCCACTAGTATCCCTGGAGACATGTGACTCAGCCAGGCTGCCAGGTGCATGGGCAGTGGTCTGCAGACAGCTGAAGGTCCACAAAAGGCATGAGCAGGAAGAGGTAAGAGCCACATCTACAGGTGAGTCAACGAATCCAAAGCCTCGGTCTCCCTGGGAATGTTCCACACCCTCGTGGCTGAGCTCAGCTGCTGGACACAGCAAGCAATGTGCTGGGCCTGGCTGAGATCCAAATCCCTCTGACATCAGGGCTGGCTGAGACTGTAGATCGTCCTGTTGGTCTAGAGGACTCCTAATCCACCCACGTTCCGGGGCTGGCTAGGTTCTATGTTGGTGTATTGATCCAAGGCTGGGAAGTTCTCAACCTGCCTTATTTGAGGGCTGGTTGGTTCTAGATCTTTCCACACTTCAGCATCTATTCCGGGACCAACTGGCAGCAGTGCATCTCATAGCACAAAGACCTTTCATGCCCTGGGCATCCGAGCCTACCAAGGATGCATGCAGGCTGAGGGAGGGTCAGGACCATCACCATGAAAGAACCCTCTGCCACTCGCAGGGTCTTAAGAGTGAGCTCCCACCATGACCTCCTGGTTCTGTTGGTGGCTCCATGTGTCCCTATGGAAACCAGCCTCAGGCCACCCTGAGGGAGGCTGCAGGGTGTGGGAGCCAACTTGCGAAGCCCTCCATGGAGAAAGCTGGTAAGTTCACACTGCGGCAGCTGGGACCCTCTGGGGCAGAAAAGAAGACTGTCCCACCCCCCCCGCCCCTAGTGCACAGAGGGAAGCATCATACTatcttcatttgcttttttattcccttttttaaaaagctttggcTCCAAGTTCCTGGATGTTTCAGCCCAAGGTTTTATTTGTCCCAAAGCTCCTGGCCAACTCCATTTGTAGTTCTCCACAGTCAGATGGACACCAGCAGACAAGTGACATCCAGCAGGCAGGACACAGGGGAGAAGCAGACCTAGGAAGTCTACCCCGCCCCAGGCAGCTGTGTCTCTGGATAAGGACAAATGACTGCTCCTGGGAGGACCAGGGGAGACACCCAGCACCAGGTCCTCTGACACCCAGGCCACCCTGACCCATCAGAACCAGAATCCTGAGCACAGTGCTGTGGGCACAGGGACCCCTGGCTCTCACAGCTCTGCCCAGGGCATGACATTTCTGATATCCAGAAACTCCCATTAAGAATTAGCTCTCCTAATTCTCCATGTGCAAGTGACCATCAATGATACTGGGGAAGAGATAGATCTTCATTCCAAAATTgttgaaaaacaagttttaagttgtaaaattaaatttacagaGCTGGTACACATATCCTCGCCAGACAGAGGCCTCACGCCAGTTCCCTGGCTATCCTGCAGGTCTCAAAAGCCCCTGGCCTCTAGGCCAAAGCTTCAGTCCTGGGGATCAGCTCTACTTCAAACCAGAAGCCATCCAGGCAGAACAACACACTCATCTTGACCCCAGTCCTGGGAAAGAACGCTGACTGCTACCCCCTCTGGGCACATCCTGCCAATCAAGAGTCGCACATGCCAGATCATGGGGCCACAGGAGCCTCAGCTCCCCAGTCAGAGAGGAAGGATGAACCACACTGTGCATCTGGGAAGGGAAGGCCACCCCTGCCCTCCCTGTTCCCAGGCAGCAGTGGGGAGACCTTCCCCCAAGGCCTGGACTATGATTGCTCCAGAAAGGCAA from Marmota flaviventris isolate mMarFla1 chromosome 18, mMarFla1.hap1, whole genome shotgun sequence includes:
- the Kctd15 gene encoding BTB/POZ domain-containing protein KCTD15 produces the protein MPHRKERPSGSSLHAHGSTGTAEGGNMSRLSLTRSPVSPLAAQGIPLPAQLTKSNAPVHIDVGGHMYTSSLATLTKYPDSRISRLFNGTEPIVLDSLKQHYFIDRDGEIFRYVLSFLRTSKLLLPDDFKDFSLLYEEARYYQLQPMVRELERWQQEQEQRRRSRACDCLVVRVTPDLGERIALSGEKALIEEVFPETGDVMCNSVNAGWNQDPTHVIRFPLNGYCRLNSVQVLERLFQRGFSVAASCGGGVDSSQFSEYVLCREERRPQPTPTAVRIKQEPLD